Sequence from the Cucumis sativus cultivar 9930 chromosome 1, Cucumber_9930_V3, whole genome shotgun sequence genome:
AAggctttttcattattatttttaaatagtagtAATTAGGGGTTTTCCTTCTctattaactaaaaaaaattaatctagTAAGCCCAAATGCCAAACTTCTGTGGTTAGaggttttttcttcatattcctGCTTCAACTATGCTTTCTCTACTTAATGTAGTACTGCAAAAAGCACACACTTTCTTTTGCGCTATGCGCTTAAGCCTAGAAGACTATTGCGCTTAATTGCACCTcaagctttaaaaaaaacacaggAAGACGTGagatttctcttttttttaaaagaaatattggaACCACATTCAAGCTCCATTTTGGAAGTTCCGTGCCTTTTGATTTAGATCCATCTGAATAGTTATTATTAGAAGAGATTGGGAATGGTTTTATCTCCTATCCgccctccctccctcccacAACCCTCAACCCTCAACCCTCAACCCTCAACCCTCAACCCCAACCCCCAACCCCCACCCATATACTATTAAAGGAAATAGATGGATGTGTTACCACCTTTCtgtctttttattcttttgtcaaACTTTCTTATCAATTATCCTTAGATGGTTATACTTTGTATTTCAAGTCAAAACCACAAGTATTCAGTTCATTCTTGAAGTATATTGATTCATTTCAATATTGCAGTTGGTCGAATAGGAGAAGTTCACCTTTTTTCCCCTTCCTTTTCataaaaatgttaagaaaTTGGATATTGCTATCTTGATGCTGTGCAATGGCATTATTAGGAGATTCTGTACATAGAAACTGAAGCGACAAAGGGAAATCATCATTATGTGAATACTCTATAATATCATTGTGTAAATACATTCCTACAGACATCTGCTTagaccaagaaaaaaaaaaatctcggAACCCCTGAAAGGAGAACTCTCTCAACaaggaaaacaattttatgTGACATGACAACCCCAAGAAAGAGCAAAATGGAACACTCTGATCAGGGAGAGAACTAGTTTCCAGCCGTCCGAtctctttttttgtgtgtgttttccATCTGTAGATTCAGATACTCATGGGGCTATGTGGATCATTAAGACCTGCAATGGCTGTTTCTATTTTAATCTTCAAGCAATCTCTCTCCTCTTGCTCAGCCTGCAATGCCACAAAGCATAATTtcaattacattttcattttcagcTTGGGAAGAGTTACTTCTGCTTGAATCTCACCAAAACCTTTTCCCTATACTATACTTGGAGTTGTTGGAATACTATGGTATTGCATATTccttatattttcaaacaagGAAGGAATATAGtaagaaattttttcattAGTGTTCTAGCTGATTTGgccattattttaaataggtgGTTGCTATatgattattctttttttctatttgtctGATTGCTTTCTAGAAAGAAGTAAAAGTTAAAgctattaataatttataactatttaaaGTAGGGGCACTTATTCGACAATTATTTTCCTTACTAGGAAAGGAATGATTGTATTGTATGAACTTTTGTAGTCTTCATACTTTAGGTTGATTCGTGAATATGccattaattatcatttaaaagattaatataAGGTTTAAGTGCTTTATcattatcaatataatttcACTGCTATGTGACTTAACCTCTATAACGTAAAATTATCACTGGCTGGATGTGCTAAGTTTGCGGTGAGGCTCCCGTTTACTATGGGAAAATGTGTATATAATTGAAAGCACAATCATGAAGAGGAGAAAAGCAATAGACATGTCAGCTAATTACATGTTCTTAAAGATGTGGGGGTGATGAGGTGAGGTAATCGAAAAATGGCTTTCACTCCCAACCTCACAAAATTTGCATCGTAAGTGAATTTTCCACTTTACTAAAGTGGTTCTATTGACTAAGTCCACAAATTATGGCCTATTCTTTATTTGGACaatatcttttgttttcctttctcacACTATAAATTTGTCTTGGACAGCTCATCACAGAAGAATTCCCCGTAGACCAACTTCTACCTTTCTTCACCCAAAAGCAATCAAGACTTAGATTATGCCCCATTTTGTGGTGTATTTTCTATGTTtgcctttaaaaaaaagaaagaaaaggttcTCCAAAACATAGCTCAAGTGACAAATAAATCTCCCACTCgtgtatttaaataatactactactaataataaaacaaatcttcaaaaataatgtatttagaATTTCAATGGAAATGAAAGTTTTACTTGAAAGTAGTGTTTCAAGCATGAATTTCACTTGGATaagaatttaacttttaaaattagttctACCAGTAACATGAATTTCCATGTTGTATATCCCATCTTTTTCAACGTTCTAAAAAACTAAGTTGAAGTCttgaaaactaagaaaattgtttttaatttttattttttagaatttagttaGGAATTCATGTGAAAAATCATATTCGATAAGTGAGAAGCAAGATGCAACTTCATAGGCAAACAGACATGAagttcaaaatacaaaaaattaaagatgaaataaTTATCTGGTCtaagttctaaaattttgtaggCAAATACGAGTTTGTCTCTATATTTAGGGATGTGGAGGTAGGAAAAtttgtccaaaaaaaaattgacaacaatatttacacttcatttaaatagttttttttttttttttcaaaaacccCAAGAAAGTGGATGGTGTTACAAAAAAGAGTTTATTTCCAATTTCGTAATTTATGttgcaaaattttggaaatattcCTAAATTAGTACCAAAGTGTCCAATTCTATGTAAGGAAAAATACACAGGCCAAATGTAAGGATAGGAACTTCATTTaggagggggggggggggggggagaaAAGACACAATCTGGCCCACGCGGAAACAAAACATCATTgactttatttgttttattcacTATCATTATTTAGAAATTGTAAGCAATTTTCAAAGATAATTCCAAAACAGTTCTTTCATCCAACACCCAACATACCCATCCACAAAACCCTctcttttgataaatattCATTCGTTAAAATAGAAgtttacctttcttttttgttcagTAAGAGATTATTAACACACACTTGGGAGAATTTTaacctttaattttctttataaatgtctttcaaaagaagattaggtaaagaaaaaaacgagCGTCACAGTAAAACGCACATTTCTAATTCAAAACCACCAAAATAAACAGCAGCAAGCAACTGCCCAAAGAAAACGACacaatactaataataaaaggtttatttaaaaaaagagaaagaaaacattcCACTGATACCACCATAGGTTTAGACAAAAGCATATATCTTCATATATTGATCTCCTCCTTTTTTTGAGGACCAATTATGGGTATTATGCGTATGGTAGCACATGacaaatcacaaaagaaaCATACCCAATTTCCATTTCCTAGCAAAGGCCACGAGTTCCttatttttcctcttaaaaattcattttccatttcatttcttcttacaGTCATTGACAAACTGGTTTGATTCTGCTAATAAGTGAATTCTCTTATTCATTTAATACCCATTTGAACATCTTAAGAgaataatgaaacaaaatacttCAAGCACAAAAACcgttcaaattttaaaattactggGTGAGAGCGCCACAATGTGACTGACTTTGAGAGAATAGTATCTCGAATTCAGAatcaatttgatttatatgGATTATATTAATGATCTAAGAGGTGAGGAGAGTGTGGTTACCTCAATGAAGACAGTTTTCAGAAGCCTTCCAGAAACAGCAGTAATATTGGCAGTGATGATCTTGAGGTTGAGTGACTCAAAAACTTCACAGAGTTTAACCATTGAATCTGCTCTTTTGCAGCAGGTCATGCTCACTACTATTGTTCTATCTCCCATGTATGTTACACTAAGCTGCAATAATTCATCAAAATCCCCCTCACTTTCAAAATCGCTTATCGAATTCATTTATGAAACTTAGcaagagagaaagaaactTACATCCAGAACTTCAATTGGGGAAATTCTTGAAACAGGAGAATCATAACTGAAGTATTGCTCAGTTTTCTTCCTCTTTGATCTTAGCAGTAAGGGAAGTTGATCCTGGTCAAATTCATACCCTGTtatcttcttcaactttccTGATTCGAGCTCGTAAATTTCAGCTTGAATCCTCCTCTCTTGGTCATGCAAATCATGGATGTAATCGATTGCATCTTTTATAATCGAAGCCTTATCCATCTGCTCAATCCAAAATTTGTCAATCGATTAATTcccaaaaatccaaaaaaccAAGCCTATTAGCCTAGTTATGGAAAATCAAACACCAGCAACGAATTGATCAATTAAACCTAACCTTACTTATATTCGGAACAACCGATCGAAGTGCAAAAAGCCTCTCGTTCAGCTTCCTCCTTCTATTCCTTTCCGATGCTACGTTCTTCGAAGCCGCCGATCCATCCGGCGAACTCGAATCATAATCACCCGAAAACGGCTCTTCCAATCCCCAACTGTAATCAGCAAAAACACGGGCGTCAAATtccagttttttttaaaaaaaatccctaaAACCCTCATTAAcaccaacattttaaaaag
This genomic interval carries:
- the LOC101203659 gene encoding transcription factor bHLH35 produces the protein MDIIGDDYLNPFGNEIFIGEELDSWGLEEPFSGDYDSSSPDGSAASKNVASERNRRRKLNERLFALRSVVPNISKMDKASIIKDAIDYIHDLHDQERRIQAEIYELESGKLKKITGYEFDQDQLPLLLRSKRKKTEQYFSYDSPVSRISPIEVLDLSVTYMGDRTIVVSMTCCKRADSMVKLCEVFESLNLKIITANITAVSGRLLKTVFIEAEQEERDCLKIKIETAIAGLNDPHSPMSI